CATTACAATCTAATTACTTTTTAAAGATGGACAAACAAACTAAAAACACAATATGATATAtaagggcgtttttcaataaaagcgtatctttcagacctaaaaaaaatggaaaatcaactagtctaaaatttaatttcaagagttattttgaatacctctattatagacctgtttgtaaacaaaaagtgtaatcttaaatattctttaaaatgatattattttcataatttgtgtaccgtttcgtaggggacttttgtcccctacgaaacttcttctaaacacacattttttttttcaattttaaatgtttcctatagacattccagtttgtttactttaaatactagaaaaatctcatttttttctgaattgaaaaccatttttatcgataaagattagacagtacttcacatatgaaggtacaactcgtgttacgtagtggacattttgatgcgtgtcgtagtggacaaaaccgtttcgtagtggacaaaaagtttcgtagttgacatcaaccctattatatgttaataaaaacataataaaaattacatgaaactaacccttgttatttgttttgcacgaatataattgaaaaaagattttaaaaagactgcatggtagtggtagtgtccactacgaaacgtttttctcccaaacttgtttcgtaggggaccgtttcgtaggggacgtattcgcatgttttatttttttcccacaatccctatatggcaatagtaacaagacggattgtattcatcaaagcatttattaagctgtacactaatatttttttcataattttaaaaccagatactgatggagatttgacccgtttcgtagtggacattaacaaaaatacggtatcactctggtccatttgatgtgctcaatttttcttaccagcaatttaattgccgttataaaagcatcacttcttttgtaagaccctaatgtttatatctcttgcaaacaaaaattacattgattttataaaactgtttattggcaaattttaatgacttcgtttcgtagtggacatttggTGAGGGACataccttctgaaattaaaaatcctatattgaaagctgtgtattaaaatatgttggctctgaacatacttttgaattattaaagaacttatgtgaagtaaaaataacatttatttcttcatctttttacgatattttagagtatgaatgttgaacaggcggtctagggacatgccattttggttgttttggaccattcaggagtcaatatcttatcaatccctctaaaaataaactgtttctttgattaaaaattttaaatctaattcaatgtactgactgcacaaaaaattacttgcaaagatcaaacacattttttttaaagtgagtgggacaagaaaatacgtttttattgaaaaacgcccataacttatatatataatataagtgCACCGAATCATTCACCAAATCCAAGTTACAATAGTTCTCTATATCCAATTGTGGTAATTTCATAGTATAACAGTCatctcaattaaaattaaaaaaaaagtgacgtAATGATACAAATCCAGGTACAGTTAATATAAGTTAAAGTATGTTGCTACAGTTCTGATAATTTAATTCTATTCAGAGAATTTAGAACCATGTATATTCGTGGCCTCATTGAAGAAACCTTATCTAGAGAAATATAAACATTATCAGACAGTGGTTATCCAGACATATTATCTAATGTTCGCAACGACCGGTCTTTGTCTGTACATAATACCGCTTCTAAATTGGACAAGAGTTTTTATACCCTATTAATCGGCATTATggtttttggtctgtgcgtccgttcgttcgttcatccattcgtctgtcccgtttcaggttaaagtttttgttcaagttTTATTCGAGATAATCTTGATgtagttgaagttcaatcaacttgaaacttagtacaaatgatCCCTATGATGTCTATCAAATTGTATGCCAATTAAagagttttatcccattttccgctgaacatagaaaaaagtgcggattgggcatccgtgtactattgacacattcttgtttattttttgcttaacactatttttattttgcagtCCCTAGGCGAGCAGCCTGCGGATGGCTCCATCTACACATTCAATAGTTTCACTTAATTATGAGCTACACCGAATATCAGTTGATTCTTCTTTTCGTCTACGACAACAAAATATAGAGTCGGAAAGTGATTCAAGTTTATACGAGTATCCAATGGCGAGTCCAGTAATCGAACATTTCAATTATGATTATGTTGATAACACGAAACTAGATGTTCATTTTTATGACATTTGCAAGGAAAATAGAACGCATAATGAAAAAGGCAATGTTATCCCAAGAAACAGCGATGACACAGTCAGCTCATACACTGTCGCACACAATGCATATTTGGTCGTATTAGGCTCGATAAACAGTGTCAATATTAGAAATGACACATTAGCTGCTAATTTTGACAAACGAAAGTCATCAttggaaacatttaaaaaaagaaatcagtCGATTAAAGATTCTGGAAACACACGGAAAAGACTTCATTCTATATGATTGAACTGatcaaatatagaaaatatagcaaagtttaattttatcgTAAGGAGAAACGAAAAATAGGATTGTGGTGAATCAAAATGTGTTATCCTTTTAGGGtaatatatttgatattgtagttaaatatttcttttagatTTGAACAGTGATAAACTATACTacgactttttttattttttatttttttcggaATTAAGTGTGGCGTTCATTTCCTTGAACTAGTAAACATTATATTATTGTTTAGGGACCAAGTGAAATCCGACATGACATCGTAAGCCTTCCTTTTGAAAAAAGGGTTCAATAGACTTACTTGTGATAACTTGTGTATATTTGTCATTCTATTGATGTAGAACTCTTGTAAAAGTTTTGTGTTCAGTTTGCTAAACATGATTTATAAATACAGAGCCACGTTCCGTCGGAGACGATTTTTAATCAGATGCCTTTCTCTGTGTGTTTATGATTCCTTGCAATTAGTAAGGCACAACATCTGCTTCTATCCATCAATCCCTCAGGTTATATGCAGTGGTTCGTGAATCTCAAAGTTTCGACCTTTATCCTGTTGATCTATTTTGCAGGGCCTACCTTTGAATACAAAGTGAATATTCTCATCCTTCATAttcatgacatatttgccactggactttaatcAAACCATTATACATTTAATCACCAATCAGTTAAACGAATCGAAACAATTGTCATTATTGCATAGTAACACATCTTGATAGATGGGCTTAAACAAATGAACACTTACACTTATACAAAAGGtagcatacattttgtacatataaaatatgaagatgtggtatgatttccaatgacattactctccacaaaagaccaaaatgacacaacaaTACCAAGCTACCATGAGCCAACCCAGTCGGATACCATTGTATGAAGTGATATGTTTAGAAATATATATTCAAGACCTAAATGACTAGACTGACATCGTAGTAAACGAACGACTATATAACAATATCCTAAGTgataatcaaacaaacaaaaaaaaactggaaaaaacgaaaaacgatgaAAAGGCAAACAAAAGTTTACACAGCACAAACAAATATAAAGACTGATTAACACGAACTCTATAAAAAATGTGGTGACACCTGTGAtttagaagggtaagcagattttgCTCAACATGAGATACCCGTTTAGTTGTTTATCTAAGAACAAACCCGGTTTTAAGTCTATACATCTTTTTAAAGCGATGCTTTAAATCTCACCATTTGCAAACAATTAGTTCTATAGCTTCATTGTAAGCAGTATGCTCTAGTATTTTACATGACATTCATATAATAAACTTTCACTATTGAAATAAAGTCATACAGGTATtatatgataaatgaaaaagtatttaagaGTTGCTACTCCAGAGAtgtgacactttttttttttctttttttcccccacttgattttataatattttgcttgaaatgtataaatataaataattgtttAGCTGCAACAAACACCAAAGAACGATGCTATATGATTGTGAGCTTAAAACCTCTACCAATCCTCCATAGCTATCAAGCAaactaatttttttcttttattattttgaatacaaatcaAACAATGAATATTCTACATCTCAATATAAAGATGAAACCCGCTACAAACTGATGATTTACACTAAAGAGTCAAACTGTTTACTGACTAAATTATTGGTCCCTTCTTCTACAGCTGTAACAACAATTTCGGTACTTTGAAAGCTAATTCTGACCGTTATGGGCCTGAATTTACCTTTACTTGTGTCGGGAATACTCAAACGGAGGGACCCTAACCTTTTGACATTATCACCTCTTCCTCCATATGTATATTTCGGATTATCATCAGGTGAGACAAAAATATCGATGGTGGCAGATTTATCATTTGAACACGTGGGCAAAAATTGACGATCAAAACAACTTTTGCCTAATAGAATTTGTTCTCCTTTTCTTACAATTGGTTGGAAGCTGTCAGTACACATTTCAATGCCGTCACATACTTGACGTAATTCTGGTGGATGTATTTCTGAGTCAAAGGGAATATTACAGGCAATGCCATATGTTCTAGCGCAAATTCTTTCCGGTATTACTTCTGGAGAATGACCAAAAATAACCGCTCCTTTCATAACTGACGAAACAGCATCATGAGGGCGTAAAACATTGATTCCCGTAAACTCCGATTTGATATGTTGATATAACAGTTCAGAATCCGAAAAGCCACCGACCATAAGTATCGTTCTAACTTCTTGAAGTTCTGGTTTTCGAAGCAATTCTCTAACATGTGCAGTTATTGCATTTAAAGGTTGGCTGAACAGATTTTTCAGTACATCTATCGGAAATATTAATTTATCTCTCGCTTTTGTAACACCTAAAGCAGATTTAAATCCTGAGCCAGTATGCGCCTCATATTCATCAAATAACTCTCTCGGAAACAAAAGTCGAACTTTTTCCTCATTATTTGCCCCAATTACTCTCTTTCGACCTTCAAATGTTCTAAGTAAATCAAGACAGTCGCGCATATTTGATTTTGCAAAGTTGCACCATACAGCTTTTCCAAATACCTCTTTGACAAGGTTTAAAAATAGCTTATCGACTTCCGTTCCACCCCATGGTCCCCCTGATGGTGGACACAGTTCAATTAGTTTATCCTTTGTCTCAACTTCGTAGGCTGTTATGTCAACTGTGCCACCTAAAATGATAAAAGAAGTTTTTCGAAGCATAAATGAGCGTATTCTAAAATTGATATGAATACGACGACATGTATAACAGATATTTCATAGTTCAAGATCCGACACAGAATGTTGTCTCAAATTTTTGCAATTTAAAATAGAGGCTttgaagagcctgtgtcactcatcTGTATCTACTGTAGTTTATGAAATCATGTTAAATAAAGTTAcaaggtcgggttgttgtctctttgacacattcccaatttccagtCTCAATTTATTACAACCAAAATGAAATGTATTGAATACCACAATCATGATtaaggccaagtttggtttaatttggccctgtaTTTAAATCCAATGCAGAcgatttttgtaaaatgattacaaaaaaatggcccattagtttcagagtagaatatttatttgtaaaagttaacgaacgATTACAGACGACAAAGGACGACGGACGCCTAGTGATGAGAAAAGATCACTTGGcccttaaggaagttcgctacttaGTTTCAAAATAAccagcttttcataacactattATATATTGATGGGGGTTTAATAAAGGAAGCAAAAacaatatataggtcaatgtgcttgttttcgagatattagccattgaaattttggcgaaACTTTGTATCTCTCTCTTGATTTTtctagctttatcattgacaagtttaagttttcaaaaactatttaaaggtagcaaagattttataagacttttacagatggcttcagtcaggattctacttcgtcaaaattgtCTCCCCATTACGTCAGTTCATTTTTACAATCTTAGCAATGGAAGCCATAGTAGGGATGACTCGCTGCCAATTTAGCTCTTGGAAACCAATAAATTTATctacatagcaccattacgatcctcaTATGTCAGTTGTATCTTAAAAGACAAAGGTATCTACTAGCTAATAAGCATCAGTTAATgttcttgtctgcattgattcaacttaaaaaaactattgtctaatcggttATCAGGTgtaattttcgaaaattcataaacatttaaaaaaattctaactaAATATTTCGAGGAAGAACAGACTAATATTTTTTAGTGGTTGACGACTATAAACCCTAATTATCACAcactaaaaaaatatgttttttttcgaagatatgcattttcaacatctaacttaaaagactgtcctcaagtacttttagtaaaaaaaaaatagctattcgaacacacctactctgttttttgtgattcattagaagGGTaattcacttgacccatatatttcatcttttagtactgtgaattTCTTATGTTTGTAGCCTTGATACATAAAAATGATAGACtatgaagcgagacgatgtatcaaatactcttgctttataCGTTTTCgcgacaaaatattcaactcttaACTTTGTAATAGATAAAATTATGgcaaagtttttttataaataaaacacttcgtaattgagaagaaaattgtcatttcatttgtttctattaacttttaatttgtttgttactatagtaaacattacagtaaacatgtatctaacaaagagcttctattcttttgttctatttcaaccgggttctgtctgttataataaatatatctaaaagatttataaatagaaaaaaatgggggtcaatggacAAATTGGTTTAAGGTCTATAAATGGATTAAATtagaggattccaaaaatctgacaaaaatcccaacATCCttaaggccaggtgagctaaaatgcTTCACACTTTGTGAATCTAGTGCAAAACTGCAACAACTGTCGAAATAGCCTTATTTCCATTCAGCAAATTTATTACCTTAAAATATGTTTTGCTACATGATGTATTATACATATttcatcttgtttaaaaaattatttcatgtaacgcatgtcttatatatattttttttatcctcttTTGAATGTTTGTTTCTATATTGCTAGTTAAAATCGTGGACTTTTATATTCAAGTGACGTCCGTCGTCGTCTTTCCTTTTAAGCTTCAAAAGACAAAATTTATGTTTACAACACATTTACtgattattcaaacattttatCACGATTTCTACATAGATTCCAACTACAAAATTCTAATAAATATATTcgaccaattttttttcaaaataatttgttttgtatcTTCCCGTGACTAAACCAGTGTACTGACTTCAATAAAATACATGCAtgtgaaattgttcaaatttgtTCAATATATGAAAAATTGTAGAATGCACGGCAAACAGATAAAGAAAGATCAGCTTTACACTAAACCCGCCAACATTTTCAGACAACCAGTGATTGTGGaagttattgtttttgttttaaattgacggctttctttttttaattgtcataatattgaaataataaagtAAAACACTAATGAGATGTATTGAATTCCGTGTGGCAGAGGACATAAGTACTGACCTCCACAATCTAAAACGAGGAACTGATGTCCAGAATCAAAGGTTTCCAGGGAACCAACCGGTCCATCCACCTTTTTCTGTAACGTTATATCTTTGCAGTAGATAGCAGCTGCTTCAGGTTCATAGGCTAAGGATAAAAGACCATCTTCAATTCCTGCCTGTAAAAGAAGGGCATAACATTGTAAGAAATCTACCAATACAAAGTTATAAACTTAGATTATTTATTTCACAACTGTACGCATAACTATAATTGGCTGCCTATCTCATCCCTAGTTCTTAATTGGCTGTCTATCTCATTCCTGATAACAGATTGTCTGTCACATTCAGGCCTCATTCAGGATCGAGTTTGTTAAATATTTACCTGAGTTGCTGCTTGTCTTAT
The window above is part of the Mytilus edulis chromosome 6, xbMytEdul2.2, whole genome shotgun sequence genome. Proteins encoded here:
- the LOC139528889 gene encoding heat shock 70 kDa protein 12B-like: MALFSDETNQTARKLSRRQMMKDVNGHKLESLIVVSECLKFLKDDFLKTLLENVNFVEMKDIHWVLTVPAIWSDQAKQFMRQAANQAGIEDGLLSLAYEPEAAAIYCKDITLQKKVDGPVGSLETFDSGHQFLVLDCGGGTVDITAYEVETKDKLIELCPPSGGPWGGTEVDKLFLNLVKEVFGKAVWCNFAKSNMRDCLDLLRTFEGRKRVIGANNEEKVRLLFPRELFDEYEAHTGSGFKSALGVTKARDKLIFPIDVLKNLFSQPLNAITAHVRELLRKPELQEVRTILMVGGFSDSELLYQHIKSEFTGINVLRPHDAVSSVMKGAVIFGHSPEVIPERICARTYGIACNIPFDSEIHPPELRQVCDGIEMCTDSFQPIVRKGEQILLGKSCFDRQFLPTCSNDKSATIDIFVSPDDNPKYTYGGRGDNVKRLGSLRLSIPDTSKGKFRPITVRISFQSTEIVVTAVEEGTNNLVSKQFDSLV